From Apus apus isolate bApuApu2 chromosome 13, bApuApu2.pri.cur, whole genome shotgun sequence, a single genomic window includes:
- the GDF9 gene encoding growth/differentiation factor 9 has protein sequence MERTWRICVCFYCCLHWLSSSIQGSPHSRARVVSGKTSGFLVAPKDTASELSPLLQLPRGVRRGYALLPPLLKVLSERGHQSGASEAPRLQPDSRALRYMKRLYKMSATKEGIPKANKSHLYNTVRLFTPCSECKHRHRDLRKGDVHSVDLLFNLDRVTALEHLLKSVLLYSFDTPLPISSSTTCTCRLSVKEQDFPSQVCPRVSHSLALSLHAEVRKRKWVEIDVTSFLQPLIATNRRNIHMAVNFTCLTGDPRHNTQLETPIGAALVPPSLLLYLNDTSEQAYHRWNSLGHRRKIPVRPWQGSSPRTDPMGDKGKENSQGKRASRRRRDENLKEAPATPPSNLSEYFKRFLFPQNECELHNFRLSFSQLRWDRWIIAPHRYSPQYCQGDCPRALGQRYGSPVHTMVQNIIYEKLDPSVGKPSCVPAEYSPLSVLTIEPDGSIAYKEYEDMIATKCTCR, from the exons ATGGAGAGAACCTGGAggatttgtgtttgtttctattGCTGTCTTCACTGGCTTTCCTCTAGCATCCAGGGTTCCCCCCACTCTAGGGCTCGTGTTGTCTCTGGCAAGACCTCTGGGTTTTTGGTGGCTCCGAAGGACACGGCCAGTGAGCTCAgccctttgctgcagctgcccaggggTGTGAGACGTGGCTatgccctcctgcctcccctcctcAAGGTGCTGTCTGAGCGGGGCCACCAGAGCGGGGCCAGCGAGgcccccaggctgcagccagacTCCAGAGCCCTCCGGTACATGAAGAGGCTCTACAAGATGTCTGCTACCAAGGAGGGCATCCCAAAGGCCAACAAGAGCCACCTCTATAACACTGTTCGACTTTTCACTCCGTGCTCAGAATGCAAGCACCGCCACAGGGACCTCAGGAAAG GAGACGTTCACTCGGTGGATTTACTCTTCAACCTGGACCGTGTTACTGCTCTAGAGCACTTACTCAAGTCTGTCTTGCTCTACTCCTTTGACACACCccttcccatttcctcttccacGACGTGCACGTGCCGTTTGTCTGTGAAGGAGCAGGATTTTCCCAGCCAAGTCTGCCCCAGGGTCTCTCACTCTCTGGCCCTCAGCCTGCATGCCGAAGTTAGGAAACGCAAGTGGGTTGAGATCGATGTGACGTCTTTCCTCCAGCCACTCATCGCCACCAACAGGAGGAACATTCACATGGCTGTGAACTTCACTTGTCTGACGGGTGACCCACGACACAACACTCAACTGGAAACCCCCATCGGTGCAGCTCTGGTTCccccttctcttcttctttatCTGAACGACACCAGCGAGCAGGCGTATCACAGGTGGAACTCACTCGGACACAGAAGGAAAATCCCAGTGCGGCCCTGGCAGGGGAGCAGCCCGCGCACTGATCCTATGGGtgacaaaggaaaagagaactCACAGGGTAAAAGGGCCTCTCGGCGTCGAAGAGATGAGAACCTGAAAGAAGCACCGGCAACTCCCCCTTCTAACCTGAGCGAGTACTTCAAACGGTTTCTGTTCCCCCAAAACGAGTGCGAGCTCCACAACTTCCGCCTCAGCTTCAGCCAGCTGCGGTGGGACCGGTGGATCATCGCGCCGCACCGCTACAGCCCCCAGTACTGCCAGGGCGACTGCCCGCGGGCGCTGGGGCAGCGCTACGGCTCCCCGGTGCACACCATGGTCCAGAACATCATCTATGAGAAGCTGGACCCCTCCGTGGGGAAGCCCTCCTGCGTCCCCGCCGAGTACAGCCCGCTCAGCGTCCTCACCATCGAGCCCGACGGCTCCATCGCCTACAAGGAGTACGAGGACATGATCGCCACCAAGTGCACCTGCCGGTAG